In Thamnophis elegans isolate rThaEle1 chromosome 4, rThaEle1.pri, whole genome shotgun sequence, the following proteins share a genomic window:
- the LOC116508237 gene encoding protein phosphatase 1E-like, translating into MRRKMEDKHVCIPDFNTLFNLEDQGEQAYFAVFDGHGGVDAAIYASIHLHVNLVHQEAFQHDPAEALCKAFQVTDERFVQKAARESLRCGTTGVVTFIRGNMLYVAWLGDSQVMLVKRGQAVELMKPHKPDREDEKKRIEALGGCVVWFGAWRVNGSLSVSRAIGDAEHKPYICGDADSGSTVLDGSEDYLILACDGFYDTVNPDEAVKVVADHLKENNGDSTMVAHKLVASARDAGSSDNITVIVVFLRDMNAIISAGEESEWTENSFQGGQEDSGDDKENQGDCKRQWPQHQVSAPADLGYDGRVDSFTDRTTLSAGSAINVFEDPSCLDLRKTEAGKLHSVKRLSPDQVFSAGVPKRAILSQGVLGDGKRRDDVPPQGQNALLGSPSPGECSVVLVEAPIPTGPEGLWFKSWGRKASIFSHFHFCDAKRWQRLARLKPKLNGLFFEQRSLFCPESLTLCSPNHLNGRRNKFLRSHLGQVSLGCHQGHGESIFLMLRPSPCIPPDPWLLWSCKK; encoded by the exons ATGCGACGCAAGATGGAAGACAAACATGTCTGCATTCCAGACTTCAACACCCTCTTCAACCTGGAG GATCAAGGGGAGCAGGCCTATTTTGCCGTCTTCGACGGCCACGGAGGAGTGGATGCTGCCATCTACGCCTCCATTCATCTGCATGTGAATTTGGTGCACCAAGAAGCGTTCCAGCACGACCCCGCCGAAGCCCTCTGCAAAGCCTTCCAGGTGACGGACGAACGTTTTGTGCAGAAGGCGGCCAGAGAG AGTTTGCGATGCGGCACCACAGGTGTTGTGACGTTCATCCGAGGGAACATGTTGTACGTGGCCTGGCTGGGGGACTCTCAAGTCATGCTCGTGAAAAGGGGCCAGGCGGTAGAACTGATGAAGCCTCATAAACCAGACCGGGAG GATGAGAAGAAACGCATCGAGGCCCTTGGAGGCTGCGTGGTCTGGTTTGGAGCATGGCGAGTCAACGGGAGTCTTTCTGTCTCCAGAGCCATTG GTGATGCAGAGCACAAGCCATACATCTGTGGAGACGCAGATTCTGGATCCACAGTGCTGGATGGATCGGAGGACTACCTCATTCTGGCCTGCGACGGCTTCTACGACACAGTGAACCCCGACGAAGCAGTGAAAGTGGTGGCCGACCACCTGAAGGAGAACAACGGGGACAGCACCATGGTAGCCCACAAGTTGGTGGCTTCCGCTCGAGATGCCGGCTCTAGCGATAACATTACGGTCATTGTGGTCTTTCTCAGGGACATGAACGCCATCATCAGTGCCGGCGAGGAATCCGAATGGACTGAGAACTCTTTCCAAGGCGGGCAAGAGGACAGCGGCGACGACAAAGAGAACCAGGGAGATTGTAAGAGACAGTGGCCTCAGCACCAGGTCTCGGCGCCTGCCGATCTGGGCTACGACGGCAGAGTGGATTCCTTCACAGACAGAACTACCTTGAGCGCAGGTTCCGCCATCAATGTCTTTGAAGATCCCAGCTGCTTAGACCTGAGGAAAACAGAAGCAGGCAAACTCCACAGTGTCAAACGCCTTTCTCCGGATCAAGTCTTCAGTGCTGGCGTGCCAAAGCGGGCGATTTTGAGTCAAGGTGTTTTGGGAGACGGCAAGAGAAGGGACGACGTTCCACCCCAGGGGCAGAACGCACTCCTGGGCTCTCCAAGCCCAGGGGAGTGCAGCGTGGTGTTGGTGGAGGCCCCGATCCCCACTGGGCCCGAAGGTCTATGGTTCAAGTCGTGGGGAAGAAAAGCTTCCATCTTCTCTCACTTCCATTTCTGCGACGCTAAGCGGTGGCAACGGTTAGCGAGACTGAAGCCGAAACTCAATGGGCTTTTCTTTGAGCAGCGGTCTCTTTTCTGCCCAGAAAGTTTAACCCTCTGCTCACCCAACCACCTAAATGGCCGTAGGAACAAGTTCCTAAGAAGCCATCTTGGGCAAGTTTCCCTTGGTTGCCATCAAGGTCACGGCGAGAGTATTTTCTTGATGTTAAGGCCAAGTCCCTGTATACCACCAGACCCATGGCTGCTGTGGAGTTGTAAAAAATAA